A single genomic interval of Pochonia chlamydosporia 170 chromosome 7, whole genome shotgun sequence harbors:
- a CDS encoding ornithine decarboxylase antizyme (similar to Metarhizium robertsii ARSEF 23 XP_007819232.1): protein MALLSNQNLNCSSNYGEDVVARVNVLASCYIVDSAAQLKGIHYCTTGGRSGIPEVPTSGLPSPPTSPPLAALTSSNELALLPKNKKRDNSGRRRPERRGGAALMIREECERFFCEPMKTVFHGERNLSMNGSGLSGAYLQTPPPEDRFSDAFQQSADIKSHGFEIDAWMEVWDYAGGASFRAFVANDGHEKSLFVFFDIEGVMGRDLKKALMALIELADGPLDCAHIVNCVDRRMPVEEALELTKSLQWVGFEMTTLDHWAHQLDVTSNRWVFMGMEL, encoded by the exons ATGGCGCTTTTAAGTAACCAGAATTTAAATTGTAGTAGTAATTACGGCGAGGACGTTGTTGCCCGAGTCAACGTCCTTGCCTCCTGCTACATTGTCGACTCTGCCGCCCAGCTTAAGGGCATCCACTACTGCACTACCGGG GGGCGGAGTGGTATTCCTGAGGTCCCTACCTCAGGccttccttctcctccaacaAGCCCCCCCCTCGCCGCGCTGACCTCGTCCAACGAGCTCGCTCTTCTTCCTAAGAATAAGAAGCGTGACAATTCGGGCCGCCGTCGCCCGGAGCGACGAGGGGGGGCAGCACTCATGATCAGGGAAGAATGTGAGAGATTCTTTTGTGAGCCCATGAAGACAGTTTTCCACGGTGAGAGGAACCTGTCGATGAATGGATCCGGCCTGTCAGGTGCTTATTTAcaaacgccgccgccagagGACCGCTTCTCCGACGCCTTCCAGCAGAGCGCCGATATCAAGTCGCATGGATTTGAGATTGATGCTTGGATGGAGGTCTGGGACTATGCTGGCGGTGCGAGCTTCCGCGCCTTTGTGGCAAATGACGGACATGAGAAATCGCTGTTCGTCTTTTTTGACATTGAAGGCGTCATGGGAAGAGATCTCAAGAAAGC TCTTATGGCTCTCATCGAGCTTGCCGACGGACCTTTGGACTGCGCACACATTGTCAACTGCGTGGATCGTCGCATGCCCGTTGAGGAGGCACTCGAGCTGACCAAGAGTCTTCAGTGGGTAGGATTCGAAATGACCACTCTGGACCACTGGGCACACCAACTCGATGTCACGAGTAATCGATGGGTATTCATGGGAATGGAGCTCTAG